ACGTTGGTTATTGCCTGATATGGGTGTTATATTTTCTACTCGTACTCCTTTGTGTTGTGACAATATGAGTGCTATCCAAATTGCAAGGAATTTGGTGTTTCATGAACggaccaaacacattgaaattgattgtcatgtCACGAGACACCACCTTCACTAAGGGACTATTACTTTACCCTTTGTTCCATCCTCCATGTAGGTTGGTGACTTTTTTACGAAGTTTCACACCGTCCAACACTTTCTTTTTTTGGTTTACAAACTCTCGATGCTTCTTGCTACCACATCGTAAGTTTGAGGGGGATGACAAACTCTCGATACTTCTTACTGCCACATTGTGAGTTTGAGAAGGGGTGTTAGTGATAATAATTATTTGCATTATATGATGGTAGAatagtttttttttccttttgttcttATAAGTTATATAAGTCATCTTTATCTCTTCAAGAACCCTAATAATTtaatgaaagtttttttttttttcccaacaacaacaacaacacaacAAAACCAAGAGAGTCTGTGCATTGGCCTAACCAAAATACATATACGCATGGAATAGGAGAAAGAGTGAAAGacccttttttattattatgaaaGTAAAATCAGGGAAAGCTAGAATTGTTTTTCACGAGCAACCAAAGCAAGCATGCATGTGGCAGCATCGAAAGAGGGATACAAATTAACACATTAACCCGCCACCAGTGGCGGGGTCTTTGACTACTATGTGATCTCACAAATCACTCTCCCCTCCGCCTCCGACGATCTTGGGCTTTGTGCTTGCACGCCACCCCTGCCCTTCTTCTATcgtcttttttctttctttacaatattaattttttagttttaaGTTTTTACCCTGCGCATGTTAGCTAGCTTCAATATTCCTTAATTCCACAGTCCCCCCTTGAAGCCATGTATGTATAAATACCCCCTCCGCTCCCCACCGGAATCCTCACCACCCCATCTTCGGCTTTCTCTAGCTTTACACAGCAGTCATCCCGGCCACCGTCACCATCCATCTCCTCCCAGCTCGGTCAGGCCATGGCTTCTCGTTTTGGCTTGAAGAGGAAGACCCTCTCCCTGCTCGCGCTCGCCCTTGCCGTCTTCGTGGAGGGCACTCTAGGTAATTAATCATTTGGTGTTTCTGCTTTGTGTTGGTTTTTTTTAATGTCGCCGATAAGGCGAACACCATTAATTTTGTCGTGCTATGGTTTCGTGATCGATGTACTGTAGGGGAAGTAACTTGTGAGAATCTGGGGGAGGACAAGTGCGCGTTCGCGGTGTCGGCGATGGGGAAGCGGTGCGTGCTGGAGAAGCAGGTGAAGCGCACCGGCGAAGAGAAGTTCGTGTGCCGCACGTCGGACATTGAAGCCAACAAGTTGAAGGATTTGTTGGAGAGCGACGAGTGCATCAAGGCCTGCGGCGTCGACAGGAAGTCTCTCGGCATCTCCTCCGATTCCCTGCTTGAGTCTCGCTTCACCCACAAGCTTTGCTCCTCTGAGTGCTACCAGTCCTGCCCCAACATCGTTGATCTCTACTTCAACCTTGCTGCCGGCGAAggtaacttcattttttttttccaataactCGAGCCATCACGCCACTTTAAATACTATGATACGATACCAAATCAGGGAGTGAAAGCCGTCCACCCATTGATACACCCTCGTAATTCATCGGGATaaacttttaagaaaaaattaaactCATGACTTTGGATCACCAAAGTTACTCGTCCCCCTTTCCTCGTGAGCTGACCTGGCTAGTGGCGAACGTAATTTCATTAATTCTTAAATGGTTTATAATTTAGTATGGAATTCTGGAAGTGCATCTCCTCATGGCTCTTCGATAGATCCTTGTATTCATGAAAATACTCTAAATAGTGAGTTCTACTTTATATAATTCACATACTATCACTATTTAAAACGTTTTTATCGGATAAAAAGATCGAATGGAAGAACTACACTACTCCTCTCATATGAAAAATGCTTTTCggatgatattttttttttctgagaaTAAACATAAGGGTGTGAGATTTAGATCTTTATTACTacctcaagtttttttttttttattaatgggAAAAAATGGTAGAAATAGTGATAATCCTGTATTTGAAAGGagattgaatttgaatttgtgtatatttaaataaaatgtaatattaaattatattaatttttttaaaatctacacaaatttaaattaaatactcAAATCTAATATTCTCAAATTGcatttgagagtatgaatttagttttgaatttaaatttgtgtggatttagaaaaaaattaatataattttatattaaatctaATCTAAACCTATGTAtctatatcatgattctatatttTGTTATATGTGCCACTGTTTCTGTGTCTTGTCGACTCAACTTCAAATCTTTGGATTGGGTCGGTCAAGTATTAATCATCTCCTCCACTTCTACCGTAACTCAATTATGGAGTATTatgtatatgaatttttaaaataataataataataataatcaaatttAAATAGCCATAAAATCtgaatatttccaaaaaatatataaatatatttgttgCTGTTGGTGGCAGAAAAGATTGAGAACTgtagggaatatatatatatatatacttatatatataatattaatgtCGTGTTTTTATTAGGTGTGTTTCTTCCTAAACTATGCGAGGCAAAATTCACTACTGGCGTGCGAAGGGGAATGGGGGAGATCCGAAGCTCTGGTTTTGTTGCAGAAGCACCCAAAACAGGATTATGGTGGCTCACTAAAGAAGATGTTATTACATCAACACCGGCCCCGGAGCCGGCGGCGGTCTAACTTTGTTTCCGTACCGAGAAGAAAATAATTTGCCATGCGGCTTCTTATGTAgttctcaataataaatttaATGGCAATTAGGTGCAGTACTTCAGCGCATACAGTGTGCGCGCCTGCAGGTCACGTTTAGTTGAAGTTGATGCAAATTTCATTCCACGTGCATCACATGTGCATGCCCTCTTTTCTATTTACGTATAAAACAACTGCAACCGAGCGACATAAATGAGTGTGTTAAACATTTTAACcatcctctctttttttttttttcttttttttttcttttttaaaaaagcaTTATAAATTTAGTGAATAATTTAATTGGATGATAATAAGTGCTTGATACACAATTCTATTAAATTGTCTTCAAAGGGAAAATACAAATATCAATTTAAACCAATTCTCCTCGTACTAAAATACAATTTTCAACTACAATACTAGTAAAATACGCATACTCATCGAAAAGTCACAAATGGGGTGTAAAAGAAGAGTATGTGTAGTgggttgaaaatttttaaattattaatattgaatttaaattttgttcCTTTAATATTCATTtctaacatattttttttaaagaggaGATATTTATTAGAATTTGTGAGAAAAAATATCATAAGAGAGATTGAAGGGATAGGCAAAAACATATGACCCTATTTACAGCACTTGTTTTTAAGAGCTTAGTGATGAGAGATCAATTGAGCTCAAGCTACACATTAAATGATAAACTCGTCCTTATCTGTTTTTATCACCATCAAGTCTTAAAATTTGAAAGCCAGCATGGAAGGGGGAATATGAgttcttgtggtggtggtggtggtatcatcCGTGACTTATCGGGTAATATTAAGGCCACTTTTTCTGAGCAATTTGAGTTAGGTACTAATAATAAAGCGGAGTTGCAGGCTCATACTAGTGGTATTTGGCTCTGTAAAGGGTTgggatatcagaatatttgtattgaaagctACTTGGAATTGGAGGTGGGATGGAACACTTCTGGAGTTTGTTCCTTTTGGTACTTATGGAACTTTTGGGAAATGTTAGAGACAGAGTTATAAGGTCTTCAGTTCtctataaagcaccaatttagGGAAGATAATCATGTGGCGGATATCTTGGCTCGTCAAGGCGCGCAAGGCAAAACAACGAGATATTTTATAGGTGATGTGTTGCTGAGTAAAATTAGAGGTCTCATtcgtatggataagatgagtattccaagtTTTCGTctttaattttcatcatttagtTTTCCATTTTCCTCTGATTTATGTTTGCAGGTAATTGACATCATTTTGCAggtaatttgtttttgtttgttttgtttggttTTGATTACATTTAGACATGTTTAGATTTTTTTAGTTGGATAATGGTTTTGGTTTTTCTAGTATTGGTTTTTATGTCTGATGgttttgatagtttatttgtaaatctcaTGTGTTCTgactgtaaccacggtattcctccgccataagtgagggctatcaataaaatttgagttttcattttttttttttttaaattcttaaaatttgAATGCAAGGCCTTCAACCCGAATGTCAAATATGATCAAATATTTGACCTTTTCTTAtcgaaaaaaaattcataaatatttgaatCATTTTCATTACTCTTttgtaattaaaaatttataagaCTCTGTAATTTATTTAATCATAAATATTGAATTACGTACCCAATCCCACTTCTTAAATTATCTTTACTATAATGTctcaataaacaaaaataatattgACATTGAAgatggaataataataataataataataataataataataataataataataataataataataataattagtcaATTTTACCCCCTAAAGCTTAGAACCATTGATCACCataaatgttagaatattggtaGCCCAATTATCAAGGTTCTGCTTGGTATCATTGCTATTTCCTGTTTTTCGTTTTTCTGTTTCTCCACAGTGAAGAACAgattataaaaatacatttgtttatgttgtcaattttctatttctgttaccgattttcaattgtttactaaaaaattgaaaactagattttatgattttcagttaaTTTGACAACCTATTGTCATAAATTTTAATAActagaaatagtttttttaattaaattattcattttatacacttttaaattaaactaaaaattaaatagtcatataaatttaatataattaacaaaatatatatatatatatatataaattttaaaaataataaatgtaGACACACCAATTTGTCTAGGGCTCATATAACAAAATTTAACAAGATTTTActccataaaataaaaaatacaaaaaatgaaacacagggaaatgaaaataaataaatagataaattaaggaaaaaaataaaatggaaaaaacaaAAGTGTGGTCCAGCTTCTTCAATTCTCCACGTTGACACTtgcacacacacatgaaagtATAAACTACTAGGAAATCAACAATAAATATTGATTAATCTGTTGTTTTTAATTTGATTGATcaagtttaaatgttaatttatgCTAATCAATGCATCCAACTTAGAGGGATAAGACACACATAGAAGAATAAGTTGTTGGGAAATCAACAACCAGGGCCGGCTCTGCCTTTAGGCAATTGAGGCGCCTGCCTTTGGGGCTCccaaattttttcttaatataatgATATAGTATTTGGGTcccaaaaatttttttaattaaataatattaacattatttattatgctctattcccataattagtaattttgcatctcaaaaagttagaaatattaattttaaataaaataaaaattaaacaaaatatgaAAGATCATTGATTAAAACATTCGCCGAggaccccatattgtgaagagccggcctGTCAACAACAAAGATTGATTGatctattttttaatttgattgatccgtttttttatttgattaatcAAGTTTAAATGTTGATTTATCAATTAAACATAATGTTGATCAATGCTCCAAAGCATTTAAATAAAGGATTTTTGAGAGATACATTCACACATTCACAAAGACACACAAGCATAAAGAGAAATCATACAAGCAGATATGATAAAATCAGAGAGTTCTGATCAAGGGTGAGCTATTGAGGTTGGGAGTTGGAGATATCATGAAAGAAACAAGTTGGTTGGAATTCGAATGTCAGAATTCGAGGTTTGAAGGATTGCAGATAAAATCAAAGAAGAATTGAAGGACTAATATTGAAATTCTCCACTCTGAATCTCTTGAATTTCTCTATATTGTACTTGCCTTCCAAGTCCAACTCTCTGTACTTCTCTTTTTATCTGAACTTCTCGATTCTAAGCTCCTGCTGCAATTCGAACCCTTCAATATTCAATTTTTATTGATTTCTTTTATCTCAATCAACTCAATCTCTCAGCAatccaaactctctcaaactctCGGTTTCTCGCCTCCCATTCTTAATTGTCTgtatggctatctgtgtgtctTTCTCACCCTCAAAAGATCCCTATTTAGAGATCTAAGAGAAGTAATTTGGATTAGatttgattgattaatcaaacttaaaaaaaattggttaatAAAATTGATTATCCAATTTAAGGGGATCAATCATATTAattagtttctattttttatttcttaactGTTACTCTTTTGTACGTGTGTGTTGGTTCTAGCATAGAATTGGAGTATCTGATcttccccttttttattttttatttttctattattttgtttcattttcaatgtaaaaaaatcaattttcttgttttttttattttcttgtattttctcattttatgaaATGAAGATGTTACCCAGTTTTGTTATATAAGCCCAAGACAAAATAGGATGTCTACAGAGTAAATGGGTTATTAGAGATTATTTGGGGTTTTGAAAAATGAGCTTGTAATTAATCTAGGAATTTGAAGTTCCCTCACTCTGAAATTGTGGCCTATAGTAGAAATTCGATTTTAACCTTTCCATTTACCATATTTAGTGCTAATAATCGAACTCatctcatatattatttgtttgTTAATGTGTTGTAAGGACTCATTGCAAACATTTAAGTATTGTTTGCtagaaacatatatatacaaagtAGTAAGACAAATTCTTTATAAATCCCAGCATCTTATTGCACATGAAACTAAGAACTTGAATATTCAAAATTGTCAAGACAACTCCATTTATTTAGTGGTTGATGACCTAATTTTTGCCACAtcttatagtttcttgttaattaatttttattctttCTCTTTTTTAGGGTTTATACATTGTAGATTAACTGAAGTGAGGTATTAATTCAACATTTAATgaatcaatataatttttaatttttatacaatttttttttaatcatttgtGTATTATTTGATTCGATTTGTTTTTGACaaatttatactcaaatttaagaTTCTTATTCATTTGAATAATAAAATTGTTGTATGTGCATTAGTGCATAGCATAAGTGCTCATATGCTAGTTTTTGACTTTTTTACATAACTAGATCATGTCTTAATTCTTTTACTCGACTCtcgaattttttattttttattatttaaatatatatttttttatcaacATACTCGGTGATTTTTAAGTAGTGAAAAGAAATGATTGTACAATcattttaagaatttaaaaattagacGCAAAGTAATCCCTTTGTATAGGTAATGTATTTCTTAGGGTTATATAAGTCATGAGACTCATTACACTTTGCAAATAACTCATTTGATCATCCTTTTATTCATTTTAAAAGCATCTCTTATATTTAGAATTTAATTCAATGATAATTAGTTTATAgttaaacattttctaataatTGCCAAATTGTAGATATACCAAATTATAGATAAAGTACAAGAAATTAATATGAATGCAtgcataatatactgaaaatttTTCAAATAGAGCGAAAACTAATGAGTATGTGTAGACAGAATATATTTATTGGAATTTGATAAGAAGAATGTCGTAAGAGAGATTGAAGGGATAGAAAAAATATGAATAATTGGCTTActtctcatcccccccccccccttttgagagacattgattttattttcattttgaaaaaaaaaaaaaaaaacttcattctATATGCGATAAGAATCAATAAGCACTATTAAAGGATCCATTTCATATTCCAATTGGGTCTATCACTAAAGCGAGAtgcaagaagatcaaagaagcacttaaCGGGCTGATTCAGGATATTTGGGTTGATTCAAagatggggcactccaagcttggcccaaagaaagatgaaggcgtaataaacttaatccaactTTTTGATGGAGCTTATCTTACTAAGATGGGTGTACACATGGATTACGTGAAGACTTTCGGAGCATTAAGACCTCAATTGATATGTCAAATCAAGTTTGAGTCCAATATCCATGTGGAGCCCACATGaaattgggcctccctttgactttttttttttatatttaatttgtaatcttgtaagacaacttgtttgcttgcatgtgcatgtcttAGTAAGTGTTGGGAATTGTTaagagttgttgagagttgtcAAGAGTTGTTGGAAGTGTTTAATACTTTGTCTCTcaagctatgcctataaataaTATTCTCATTATAAGAATAGAGACATCatggaatagaaatcaagaaaacgtgaggttttgcttcttttttcggttcttcaaagaacttgtgaacttatcaagggtTCTTcattgtggcgttcaaattttttACCTTTGGTTTGTGATTCATTcataatcattgggtcgaggttTGGCAATTTATACTTTTGGTTCATAATtaagttataatcattgggtcggagtttgttactttataccttcaattcacgtttcatttataaacgctGGGTCTGGATTTCCtttcaaaaatctgaatttttgctttcttgggcaagtattccaatattggttgttgggtttcAACGCGTGTTGGTTGGTTGAGGTTCACATCATttggcaagtattccaatattgtttgtttgGTCTCAATgtgtgtcgattgaggttcgcatcatttggtatgaGAGCTTAGGccctaaaatcaggtttactatccttttatcttttgtttcttgtttgaTATCCTATCTTGTTCTGTTTATGTTCATTATtcattgttcttattttgtgacatgtaccaagttgaaaaaaaatagaaaaaaaaggtaaaaaaataaaataaaaagggtgATATTGAAGCAACAGATACTTTCATTTGGTACTcatgaaggtttttttttttttttttgtcatctttctttgattcgttgtttctataatattgtCTTGTCGTCGATATTAGTTTAAAATACTACACGGATTCGAGGacaaatccttttgaagagagggagaatgatgagaatcaataagcactattaaaggatccattgcatttCCAATTGAGTCTATCACTAGAGCGAGTTTCAAGAAGATTAAAAAAGCACTtaatgggctaattcaagatatttgggcttattcaaaaatagGGCACTCTAAGCTtggctcaaagaaagatgaaggcaTAATAAACTTAATCCATGTTTTTTATGGAGATCTTGCTTAACTGATGGAGTTGATATTGCTTAACTGGGCGGACTTTTCAGACAAGCAAGTAGTTGCCCGATTGACTTTCCAGACAACCAATTAGCTAGGCGATTGACTTTCCAGATAACCAATTAATTAGTTGGACGACTGACTTTCCAAACAATCAATTCGTTGGCTGATTGAATTTTCAGACAACCAATTAATTAGCCAATTGACTTTTCAGACAAATTAGTTGGCTGATTGACTTTCCAGACAACCAATTAATTAGTCACTTGACTTTCTAGACAACCAATTAATTGGTCGATTGACTTTCTAAGCAAATTAGTTGGCTAATTGACTTTCCAGATAAATTAGTTGGCTGATTAACTTTCCAGACAAATTAGTTGGCTGATTTACGTACCTATTTTATAGTCTTTTCTTCAGCCATGCTTTATAAATAACATGCACTCATTGTAATGAAAACCaacattgaataaaaatgtgagattttgtttcttctattggtTATTTAGAGAACTTATGAACTTATCAAAgaattcttccttgtggcattcaTATTTTATACCTTCAATTCATGATTTaactataatcattgggtcgaggttTTACTTTATATCTTCTATTctttatttaattataatcattggattgaagtttgttactttatacctttggTTTACTTtccatttataaacgttgggtcgaaGTTCCTATTAGAAtctaaattttagctttcttgggcaagtattCCAATGTTGGTTGTTGGGTTTCAACACATGTCGCTTGAGGTTCACATCATTTGGtaagtattccaatattggttgttgggtttcatcgcgtgtcgattgaggttcgcatcaataTGCATTTCATGTGCATGCCCTCTTTTCTATTTACATAAAATAACTGCAATTGAGCATGatgaaaaaatatattatgaAAAGAATGTGTACATTTATGTTGATTGCAAACACCCCACATTGTGTGGGGGTCTTATACTACAAAAACAAAAGGGGTAAAAGAAATTTCATGGTTGtttcaattataaaaaaaaaaatacaaatacaaaaaatagaaaaaatacaaaaaatacaaaacaaggtacaaaaatacaaaaaaaatacagATAAGGCAAAATGGAGGTCAGCCAAAGCAGTCTTTAATCTGCAATCAAATGAAACCTGAGAAAGAAAAAAGAGGTCAAAAACATGTGCTGAAATTCTAAGAGTTAATATGACAGTTCAACTTAAATTGATGattgatgaaattgatgaaatTGGAAATTAGTTGAGCAAATTAATCAATTAGAATCAATCGCAATTAAGTTTAGACTTTCTcaaaagcctataaatagtgttggaattggtgtaatcccaagagagggttgaattgggtttcaaaaatttttaactaatttaaacatttatgccgattcaccacatatcatatctcattttcacgtgtgtatgtaaattaataaaacgataaatgcagacatacacgtggaacatatctcatttaaatagaGGTGTGCATGTAAATAATTATAACGATAAATGAAAGCACACACATGCGGAagttaaagtgcagtaattaaataagataaggagagagagagagagagagagagagagagacagagagagagagagagagagacgatatttgttatcgaggttcagccaaactagcctacgtccttgccctagGCAttccccccaaggattccactaacgcTGCTCACTTAAATGAGCGGAGCAGAAACgccctttacaacctctccttacggtgCAAAgtaaaccctagctcaattacaaGACTAAACCCAACTTCTCTCCCTTGTGAGGCAAggacttcccagttcaattttggactaaacccaaccgatacaataaaaacatgtttttttacataaaacatgcttctgaaaatataagcagagatgtacacattaagctcaaagatatgcactctaatatgatatgagttatgctcaatagagaaatggtgttttctcaaaacaatattttcaatctttgagaaataatgtgtatgataaaatactcaaagatatAATTCTAGTAAAAATATTcttccaaaagtatttttcaaaaaataactgGAGAACCTAGGTTTTGCATTCAactaatttttgcacaaataaaatatatgtgaattcatatatatatatatatatatatgataaatatgttctccaaagaatatttttgcaaataaaaatatttggagaatctaggagttaagctcaaagatatttgtgttgactctatgagtccaatccggtttttaataatgacaaatcacttgatatttgatctgtgcattgagtttgtgaataagacttacactaagcatgcacggaaagataacaagtcatggatgccataaagtaaagcttatacatattagaaagtaccatggaactcaaagagtatgagaatcaagatgtaagCGGAAAAattcaagaatgtcttgggaatgggtatttagaactcatgtatctacattttcgtatgatttatcttgaggctcaatataacttagaatgattttaggattcatgcattttatgtacatcattagagtacttacatgggcttagaaatgtgtttaaaatcatgaaaactcGTTTtgtaaaagacccaagcaaagaatcaaagtagaattttaaactggaaatgaatatgtgtgaaaaaggggacttcggtagcctgaagttaacctcgggcgtttgaagaatttcttcggtaacctgaagattaagttcggtagcctaacgAATTagatgggaaagacagaacctggcagaggtaccttggtcgcctgaccttggaacctcaggggcctgaagttgacacttcaagagcctgaagtcga
The Malania oleifera isolate guangnan ecotype guangnan chromosome 13, ASM2987363v1, whole genome shotgun sequence DNA segment above includes these coding regions:
- the LOC131145686 gene encoding uncharacterized protein LOC131145686; the encoded protein is MASRFGLKRKTLSLLALALAVFVEGTLGEVTCENLGEDKCAFAVSAMGKRCVLEKQVKRTGEEKFVCRTSDIEANKLKDLLESDECIKACGVDRKSLGISSDSLLESRFTHKLCSSECYQSCPNIVDLYFNLAAGEGVFLPKLCEAKFTTGVRRGMGEIRSSGFVAEAPKTGLWWLTKEDVITSTPAPEPAAVQYFSAYSVRACRSRLVEVDANFIPRASHVIDIILQVAAVAGAVLCCVPAGEEAGRRMKAAVEWCGVRVLLLWWPCRRGSAGVAAGG